Proteins encoded together in one Marinithermus hydrothermalis DSM 14884 window:
- a CDS encoding amidase, with product MNNPALDPFERSIPELQAAMQDGRLTALELTRYYLERIERYDRAGPRLNSVLEVNPDALAQAQALDAERAARGPRGPLHGIPVLLKDNIDTADRMHTSAGSLAMKDAIAPQDAFLVRKLRKAGAVLLGKTNMTEWANFMTVGMPPGYSSRGGQVVNPYGAAFHPGGSSAGSGVAPSANLAAAAVGTETQGSILNPASQNAIVGIKPTVGLVSRSGIIPISATQDTAGPMARTVTDAAILLSVLAGEDPKDPATQRRPKDLPQDYTAFLDPDGLKGARIGVPRAAFFEKPSAEARAVLEEAIQALRDLGATVIDPADLPTAHEVFALGIEVLLYEFKQELNRYFRTLGPNAPIHSLQELIRYNEAHPEEMLRYGQVLLLAAESAAGVESPTYRYHRAKDLEVCKGGLDATFAQHRLDALVFPMNWGASVGAKAGYPSLTVPAGYTPAGQPVGLTFLGPAWSEATLIRLAYAFEQGTHARKPPVL from the coding sequence ATGAACAACCCCGCGCTGGACCCTTTTGAGCGTAGCATTCCCGAACTACAAGCCGCGATGCAGGACGGGCGGCTCACGGCCCTCGAGCTCACGCGGTACTACCTGGAGCGCATCGAGCGGTACGACCGCGCCGGCCCCCGGCTCAACAGCGTCCTCGAGGTCAACCCCGACGCCCTAGCCCAGGCCCAGGCCCTGGACGCGGAGCGCGCCGCGCGCGGGCCTCGAGGCCCGCTGCACGGCATCCCGGTTCTCCTGAAGGACAACATCGACACCGCGGACCGCATGCACACCAGCGCCGGCTCCCTCGCCATGAAGGACGCCATCGCCCCGCAGGACGCGTTCCTGGTGCGGAAGCTCCGCAAGGCCGGCGCGGTGCTGCTGGGCAAGACCAACATGACCGAGTGGGCGAACTTCATGACGGTCGGCATGCCCCCCGGGTACAGCTCGCGCGGCGGTCAGGTGGTGAACCCGTACGGCGCGGCCTTCCACCCGGGCGGCTCCTCCGCCGGCTCCGGGGTCGCGCCCTCGGCCAACCTCGCCGCGGCGGCCGTCGGCACGGAAACGCAAGGATCGATCCTGAACCCCGCGAGCCAGAACGCCATCGTGGGGATCAAGCCCACCGTGGGGCTCGTCTCGCGCTCCGGGATCATCCCCATCTCCGCCACGCAGGACACCGCCGGCCCCATGGCCCGCACGGTCACCGACGCCGCGATCCTGCTCTCGGTCCTGGCGGGGGAGGATCCCAAGGATCCCGCGACCCAACGGCGTCCCAAGGACCTCCCCCAGGACTACACGGCCTTCCTGGACCCCGACGGGCTTAAAGGCGCGCGGATCGGGGTGCCGCGCGCGGCGTTCTTCGAAAAACCGAGCGCGGAGGCCCGCGCGGTTCTCGAGGAGGCCATCCAGGCCCTGCGCGACCTGGGCGCGACCGTCATCGACCCCGCGGACCTTCCCACGGCGCACGAGGTCTTCGCGCTCGGAATCGAGGTCCTGCTCTACGAGTTCAAGCAGGAGCTCAACCGCTACTTCCGCACCCTCGGCCCGAACGCCCCCATCCACAGCCTCCAGGAACTCATCCGCTACAACGAAGCCCACCCCGAGGAGATGTTGCGCTACGGGCAGGTCCTGCTTCTCGCCGCCGAAAGCGCCGCCGGCGTGGAGAGCCCCACCTACCGGTACCACCGCGCGAAGGATCTCGAGGTCTGCAAGGGCGGGCTGGACGCGACCTTCGCGCAGCACCGCCTGGACGCCCTGGTCTTCCCCATGAACTGGGGCGCGAGCGTCGGCGCCAAGGCCGGGTACCCCAGCCTCACCGTGCCCGCCGGGTACACCCCCGCGGGGCAACCGGTCGGCCTGACCTTCCTGGGGCCAGCCTGGAGCGAAGCCACCCTGATCCGCCTGGCGTACGCCTTCGAGCAAGGCACACACGCCCGAAAACCCCCGGTATTGTGA
- a CDS encoding L-lactate dehydrogenase — MKVGIVGSGQVGATAAYALALTGVASEIVLVDRDPARARAHAEDILHATPFAHPVRVQAGEYTALEHARIVILACGVAQRPGETRLELLGRNARVFQEVVPRVLEAAPEAILIVATNPVDVMTQVTARVAGLPPQRVIGSGTILDTARFRALLGEFLGVAPHSVHAYVLGEHGDSEVLVWSSALVGGVPLEAFARQTGRVLTEAVKARIDDGVRRAAYRIIAGKGATYHGIGAGLARIVRAILNDERAVLTVSIITPEVEGVPEVALSLPRVVGAAGALQTLTPPLDPAEREALQASAALLKRAAEALGY, encoded by the coding sequence GTGAAGGTCGGCATCGTCGGCAGCGGACAGGTGGGCGCCACCGCCGCCTACGCCCTGGCCCTCACGGGCGTAGCAAGCGAGATCGTCCTCGTGGACCGCGACCCAGCCCGAGCCCGCGCGCACGCCGAGGACATCCTGCACGCCACGCCCTTCGCCCACCCGGTGCGCGTCCAGGCCGGGGAATACACGGCGCTCGAGCACGCCCGGATCGTGATCCTGGCCTGCGGCGTCGCCCAGCGCCCCGGGGAGACGCGGCTCGAGCTGCTCGGCCGCAACGCCCGGGTCTTCCAGGAGGTGGTGCCCAGAGTGCTCGAGGCGGCCCCCGAGGCGATCCTCATTGTCGCCACGAACCCCGTGGACGTGATGACGCAGGTAACCGCGCGCGTCGCGGGGTTACCGCCCCAACGGGTGATCGGTTCGGGCACGATCCTGGACACCGCCCGGTTCCGCGCGCTTTTGGGGGAGTTCCTCGGCGTCGCCCCGCACTCGGTGCACGCGTACGTGCTGGGCGAGCACGGGGACTCGGAGGTCCTCGTCTGGTCCAGCGCGCTCGTGGGCGGGGTGCCCCTCGAGGCTTTCGCCCGGCAGACCGGGCGCGTTCTGACCGAGGCGGTGAAAGCCCGGATCGATGACGGCGTGCGCCGCGCCGCGTACCGCATCATCGCGGGCAAAGGCGCGACTTACCACGGGATCGGCGCGGGGCTGGCCCGGATCGTGCGCGCGATCCTGAACGACGAACGTGCGGTCCTCACGGTCTCCATCATCACCCCGGAGGTTGAGGGGGTGCCGGAGGTCGCCCTCTCCCTCCCGCGCGTGGTGGGGGCGGCGGGCGCGCTCCAGACCCTCACCCCCCCGCTCGACCCCGCCGAACGCGAGGCCCTCCAGGCCAGCGCGGCGCTCCTCAAGCGCGCCGCGGAAGCCCTGGGATACTAG
- a CDS encoding type IV pilus twitching motility protein PilT: protein MTVVEMLKAMVQQRASDIHLHAGAPPTMRVDGKLKPFTNKALTPREVEAIVRSLLTPEQWELFEYQKEMDFAYTIPGVARFRCNLLRQRGSVGLVMRVVAEAIPSFETLGLPREVMEYFAAQERGLVLVTGPTGSGKSTTLAALIDHINVNYARNIISIEDSIEFLHKNKKSLVIQREVGVDTDSFQTGLKYAMRQDPDVILIGEMRDRETVEAAITAAQTGHLVFSTLHTLDTIRTINRIIDFFPLHEHRQVRTLLAESLLGILSQRLLPRADGQGRVLALEVLVATPLIREYIKDEEKTPQIKEALMEDNLKGMRTFDQHLVELYTEGLITLEDAQAAATSAHEFKLLLTRRTGQTY, encoded by the coding sequence ATGACGGTCGTGGAGATGCTCAAGGCCATGGTGCAGCAGCGCGCTTCCGACATCCACCTGCACGCGGGCGCGCCTCCCACCATGCGGGTGGACGGGAAGCTCAAACCGTTCACGAACAAGGCCTTGACGCCGAGAGAGGTCGAGGCGATCGTGCGGAGCCTGTTGACGCCGGAGCAGTGGGAGCTGTTTGAGTACCAGAAGGAGATGGACTTCGCCTACACCATTCCCGGCGTGGCCCGGTTCCGCTGCAACCTCCTGCGGCAACGCGGCTCGGTGGGGCTGGTGATGCGCGTGGTGGCCGAGGCCATCCCGAGCTTCGAGACGCTCGGCCTGCCCCGCGAGGTGATGGAGTACTTCGCGGCGCAGGAGCGCGGCCTGGTCCTGGTCACGGGCCCCACCGGCTCGGGCAAGTCCACCACCCTCGCGGCGTTGATCGACCACATCAACGTGAACTACGCGCGGAACATCATCTCGATCGAGGACTCCATCGAGTTTTTGCACAAGAACAAGAAGAGCCTGGTGATCCAGCGTGAGGTCGGGGTGGACACCGACTCCTTCCAGACCGGCCTGAAGTACGCGATGCGCCAGGACCCCGACGTGATCCTGATCGGGGAGATGCGCGACCGGGAGACGGTCGAAGCGGCGATCACCGCGGCGCAGACCGGCCACCTGGTCTTCTCCACGCTGCACACCCTGGACACGATCCGCACGATCAACCGCATCATCGACTTCTTCCCGCTGCACGAGCACCGGCAGGTGCGGACCCTGCTCGCCGAGTCCCTCCTCGGGATCCTCTCCCAGCGCCTGCTGCCCCGCGCGGACGGGCAGGGGCGGGTTCTGGCCCTCGAGGTCCTCGTCGCCACCCCCTTGATCCGCGAGTACATCAAGGACGAGGAAAAAACCCCGCAGATCAAGGAGGCCCTCATGGAGGACAACCTCAAGGGGATGCGCACCTTCGACCAGCACCTGGTGGAGCTGTACACGGAGGGGCTCATCACCCTAGAGGACGCCCAGGCAGCGGCGACGAGCGCGCACGAGTTCAAGCTGCTCCTCACCCGCCGGACCGGGCAGACCTACTGA
- a CDS encoding thymidine phosphorylase: protein MRPVDFIRAKRDGKAHTPQELEAFVRAYVAGEVPDYQAAAWLMAVYFQGMTEAETVAFTQALARSGEVLDLSELGLTVDKHSSGGVGDKTTLVVAPILAASGVTVAKMSGRGLAHTGGTIDKLEAIPGWRGELDDATFRRIAREVGLVVAGQSKALAPADGMLYALRDVTATVDALPLIASSIMSKKLAAGARVIVLDVKVGAGAFMKTREEARALAELMVKIGREAGRETRAVLSQMDQPLGRAVGNAIEVREAIQTLRGEGPEDLVELALTLAGEALKAAGLPAARAREALESGAALRKFRAFVEVQGGDGRVVEEPERLELAPEVLEVRAEAGGTVNRLDAMKVGLAVLRLGGGRERKNQPIDRGVGVYLEKKLGDPVRPGEVLARVYHRGRGVEEALTLLREAYGVGPEGARPPLVLEVVR, encoded by the coding sequence ATGCGTCCGGTGGATTTTATTCGCGCGAAACGCGACGGAAAAGCACACACCCCCCAGGAGCTCGAGGCCTTCGTGCGGGCGTACGTGGCCGGGGAGGTTCCCGACTACCAGGCGGCGGCCTGGTTGATGGCCGTGTACTTCCAGGGCATGACCGAGGCGGAGACCGTGGCCTTCACGCAGGCCCTCGCGCGCTCCGGGGAGGTGCTGGACCTTTCAGAGCTCGGCCTGACCGTGGACAAGCACTCCTCGGGCGGGGTGGGGGACAAGACCACGCTCGTGGTGGCCCCCATCCTCGCGGCGAGCGGCGTCACGGTCGCGAAGATGAGCGGGCGCGGCCTGGCGCACACCGGCGGGACGATCGACAAGCTCGAGGCCATCCCCGGCTGGCGCGGGGAACTGGACGACGCGACCTTCCGCCGCATCGCGCGGGAGGTGGGGCTCGTGGTGGCGGGGCAGTCTAAGGCCCTCGCGCCCGCGGACGGGATGCTCTACGCGCTGCGTGACGTCACGGCCACGGTGGACGCCCTGCCCCTCATCGCGAGCTCGATCATGTCCAAGAAACTCGCGGCGGGCGCGCGCGTGATCGTGCTGGACGTGAAGGTGGGGGCGGGCGCGTTCATGAAGACCCGGGAGGAGGCCCGCGCCTTGGCGGAGCTCATGGTCAAGATCGGACGGGAGGCGGGGCGCGAGACGCGCGCCGTCCTCTCCCAGATGGACCAGCCCCTCGGCCGCGCGGTGGGGAACGCGATCGAGGTGCGCGAGGCCATCCAAACCCTGCGGGGTGAGGGGCCGGAGGACCTCGTCGAGCTCGCCCTGACCCTCGCGGGCGAGGCCCTAAAGGCCGCCGGCCTGCCCGCAGCGCGCGCGCGGGAGGCGCTCGAGTCGGGCGCAGCCCTCCGGAAGTTCCGCGCCTTCGTGGAGGTCCAAGGAGGGGATGGGCGCGTGGTGGAGGAGCCGGAGCGGCTCGAGCTCGCCCCGGAGGTCCTCGAGGTGCGGGCGGAAGCGGGCGGGACGGTGAACCGTCTGGACGCGATGAAAGTAGGGCTCGCCGTGCTGCGGTTGGGCGGGGGGCGCGAGCGGAAGAACCAGCCGATCGACCGCGGCGTGGGGGTGTACCTGGAGAAGAAGCTTGGCGATCCAGTACGGCCCGGGGAGGTCCTGGCCCGCGTCTACCACCGCGGCCGGGGCGTGGAGGAGGCCCTAACCCTCCTCCGCGAGGCCTACGGGGTCGGCCCGGAAGGCGCGCGTCCCCCCTTGGTCCTCGAGGTCGTGCGCTAG
- the panC gene encoding pantoate--beta-alanine ligase — MRIIRKVQDLRAALEGAEVGFVPTMGYLHEGHLSLVRRAREENGTVVVSVFVNPLQFGPNEDYQRYPRDLERDARLARAAGADLLFAPEVAEVYPEGFATRVVLTGGLVERWEGAHRPGHFDGVATVVAKLFNMVRPRRAYFGEKDYQQLQVIRRLVRDLNFPVEVVGVPTVREPDGLALSSRNVYLTPERRAQATVLYRALVAARRVAEAGGTVQEALAAGERVLAEVPEFQPDYFAIVHPETLEPLEAWVPGARGIGAGRFPEVRLIDNLEVYPR; from the coding sequence GTGAGGATTATCAGAAAGGTGCAGGACCTCAGGGCAGCGCTCGAGGGCGCCGAGGTCGGGTTCGTGCCGACGATGGGGTACCTGCACGAAGGGCACCTGAGCCTGGTCCGACGGGCTCGTGAGGAGAACGGGACCGTCGTGGTTTCGGTCTTCGTGAACCCACTCCAGTTCGGTCCGAACGAGGATTACCAGCGGTACCCTCGCGACCTCGAGCGCGACGCGCGCCTCGCCCGAGCGGCGGGAGCCGACCTGTTGTTCGCGCCGGAGGTAGCCGAGGTCTACCCCGAGGGGTTCGCGACCCGCGTGGTCCTCACGGGCGGCCTGGTCGAGCGCTGGGAGGGCGCGCACCGGCCGGGGCACTTCGACGGGGTAGCGACGGTCGTGGCGAAGCTGTTCAACATGGTGCGCCCTCGCCGGGCCTACTTCGGCGAGAAGGACTACCAGCAGCTCCAGGTGATCCGCCGCCTGGTGCGCGACCTGAACTTCCCGGTGGAGGTGGTGGGCGTGCCGACCGTACGGGAGCCGGACGGGCTCGCCCTCTCGAGCCGCAACGTCTACCTGACCCCCGAGCGGCGCGCCCAGGCCACGGTTTTGTACCGCGCGCTTGTGGCGGCCCGGCGGGTGGCCGAGGCGGGCGGCACGGTTCAGGAGGCGCTGGCGGCTGGGGAGCGCGTGTTGGCGGAGGTGCCCGAGTTCCAGCCGGATTACTTCGCGATCGTGCACCCCGAGACCCTGGAGCCCCTCGAGGCGTGGGTGCCGGGGGCGCGGGGGATCGGGGCGGGGCGGTTCCCGGAGGTGCGCTTGATCGACAACCTGGAGGTGTACCCGCGATGA
- a CDS encoding CBS domain-containing protein translates to MLVRDWMTPNPITVSPDTPVPEAIRLMQEKGFRRLPVVNRDRLVGIVTDRDLKEAMPSKATTLSIWEINYLIAKMPISEVMATPVITVEADKPLEDAALLMEERKIGGLPVLEGGKLVGIITITDVLKAFVEVMGLKEGGLRLTVDVPDRPGALETLARAIKPSNVVSVATVGRQGERRRLVLRVNGEGLADLEARLRAAGEEVIEVRATDAVSGV, encoded by the coding sequence ATGCTGGTGCGCGATTGGATGACGCCAAACCCCATCACGGTAAGCCCCGACACTCCGGTGCCGGAAGCGATCCGGCTCATGCAGGAGAAGGGGTTCCGTCGGCTGCCGGTGGTGAACCGCGACCGCCTGGTCGGCATCGTGACCGACCGGGACCTCAAGGAGGCCATGCCCTCCAAGGCCACCACCCTCTCGATCTGGGAGATCAACTACCTCATCGCGAAGATGCCGATCTCCGAGGTGATGGCGACGCCCGTGATCACTGTGGAGGCAGACAAACCCCTAGAGGACGCGGCGCTCCTCATGGAGGAACGCAAGATCGGGGGGTTGCCGGTCCTCGAGGGCGGAAAGCTCGTGGGCATCATCACCATCACGGACGTCCTCAAGGCCTTCGTCGAGGTGATGGGCCTCAAGGAGGGCGGGCTGCGCCTGACGGTGGACGTGCCGGACCGTCCGGGGGCCCTCGAGACCCTGGCTCGAGCGATCAAGCCGAGCAACGTGGTCTCGGTCGCCACGGTGGGCCGCCAAGGGGAGAGGCGCCGGCTGGTGCTGCGCGTGAACGGCGAGGGGCTCGCGGACCTCGAGGCGCGGCTGCGGGCCGCGGGGGAGGAGGTGATCGAGGTCCGCGCGACGGACGCGGTGTCCGGCGTGTGA
- a CDS encoding tagatose 1,6-diphosphate aldolase, whose protein sequence is MSKVKLSQGKIAGIEACADERGVIAAAAMDQRGSLKRAITKAKGTDATPEDLRAFKEAVVEVLTPHASAILLDPEYGLGAAAKRAEGVGLLLAYEKSGYDHSAGGRLPDLLPEQTVRKLVEAGANAIKILVYYNPFDDERINAQKQAFIERVGAECKANDVPLFLEPLAYDERVGDEKGLEFAKVKPKYVAAYMEEFSKPHYGVDVLKVEFPVNVKFVRGMRSFAGGEAAYDREEAKEHLQRAAEAAKKPFIYLSAGVDMDEFIESLELAAEAGVPYSGVLCGRATWKDGIAVYAQEGVSGLRRWLETKGVENITRLNETLAAGAKPWHTIYGGVDAIERV, encoded by the coding sequence ATGAGCAAGGTGAAACTCAGCCAGGGTAAGATCGCCGGGATCGAAGCATGTGCGGACGAGCGCGGCGTGATCGCCGCCGCCGCGATGGACCAGCGCGGTTCCTTGAAACGCGCCATCACCAAGGCCAAGGGAACCGACGCCACGCCGGAAGACCTCCGGGCTTTTAAGGAGGCCGTGGTCGAGGTGCTCACACCCCACGCCTCCGCGATCCTGCTCGACCCCGAGTACGGCCTGGGGGCCGCGGCAAAGCGCGCTGAGGGCGTGGGGCTCCTCCTCGCGTACGAGAAGAGCGGGTACGACCACAGCGCGGGCGGGCGCCTGCCCGACCTACTCCCCGAGCAGACCGTGCGCAAGCTGGTCGAGGCCGGCGCGAACGCGATCAAGATCCTCGTGTACTACAACCCCTTCGACGACGAGCGCATCAACGCCCAGAAGCAAGCGTTCATCGAGCGGGTGGGCGCCGAGTGCAAGGCGAACGACGTGCCGCTCTTCCTCGAGCCTTTGGCCTACGACGAGCGCGTCGGGGACGAGAAGGGCCTCGAGTTCGCCAAGGTCAAGCCCAAGTACGTCGCGGCCTACATGGAGGAGTTCTCCAAGCCGCACTACGGCGTGGACGTGCTGAAGGTCGAGTTTCCCGTGAACGTCAAGTTCGTCCGGGGGATGCGTTCCTTCGCGGGCGGGGAGGCGGCCTACGACCGCGAGGAGGCCAAGGAGCACCTCCAGCGCGCGGCCGAGGCGGCGAAGAAACCCTTCATCTACCTCTCCGCGGGCGTGGACATGGACGAGTTCATCGAGTCCCTCGAGCTCGCGGCCGAGGCCGGCGTGCCGTACAGCGGGGTGCTGTGCGGCCGGGCGACCTGGAAGGACGGGATCGCGGTGTACGCCCAGGAGGGCGTGAGCGGCCTGCGGCGCTGGCTCGAGACCAAGGGCGTGGAGAACATCACCCGGTTGAACGAAACCCTCGCCGCGGGCGCGAAACCCTGGCACACGATCTACGGCGGGGTGGACGCGATCGAGCGCGTCTAA
- the guaB gene encoding IMP dehydrogenase, producing the protein MLDYSRKIVGEGLTFDDVLLLPDHSTVLPREVSTRTRLTRRLELNIPILSAAMDTVTEARMAIAVAREGGIGVLHKNLSIEEQAAMVRKVKRSEAGMITDPITLPPTATLEDAERLMAEYKIGGLPVVDLYGTLLGLVTNRDIRFETDLNRPVTEVMTPRERLVTAPVGTTLDDAEEILRQHKIEKLPLVDESGKLKGLLTLKDIVKRRQFPNAAKDPQGRLLVAAAVGASSDLMERAAALVEAGVDALVLDSAHGHSQGILDALVQLKEAFGDRVDVIAGNVATAHGARALAERGADAVKVGIGPGSICTTRVVTGVGVPQITAIMEAVRGLEGTDVPVIADGGIKYTGDVAKAIAAGAHTVMLGSMLAGTEEAPGEEVLKDGRRYKSYRGMGSLGAMQRGSSDRYFQSEAKKLVPEGIEGMVPYKGPVGDVIYQIVGGLRAAMGYTGCATIEELREKARLIRITMAGLIESHPHDVRITKEAPNYSR; encoded by the coding sequence ATGCTGGATTACTCGCGCAAAATCGTGGGGGAAGGCCTGACCTTCGATGACGTGCTGTTGCTCCCCGACCACTCCACCGTCCTACCTCGGGAGGTCTCGACCCGCACCCGGCTCACGCGGCGGCTGGAGCTGAACATCCCCATCCTATCCGCGGCGATGGACACCGTGACCGAGGCCCGCATGGCCATCGCCGTCGCCCGCGAGGGCGGGATCGGGGTGCTGCACAAGAACCTCTCTATCGAGGAGCAGGCGGCCATGGTGCGCAAGGTCAAGCGCAGCGAGGCCGGCATGATCACGGACCCGATCACGCTGCCGCCCACCGCGACCCTGGAGGACGCGGAGCGCCTCATGGCCGAGTACAAGATCGGCGGGCTGCCGGTGGTGGACCTGTACGGCACGCTCCTGGGCCTCGTCACGAACCGCGACATCCGCTTCGAGACGGACCTCAACCGCCCCGTGACCGAGGTCATGACCCCCCGGGAGCGGCTCGTCACCGCGCCCGTGGGCACCACCCTGGACGACGCCGAGGAGATCCTGCGCCAGCACAAGATCGAAAAACTCCCCCTGGTGGACGAGTCCGGCAAGCTCAAGGGCCTCCTCACCCTCAAGGACATCGTCAAGCGCCGGCAGTTCCCCAACGCCGCCAAGGACCCCCAAGGCCGGCTGCTCGTCGCGGCCGCGGTGGGCGCCTCGAGCGACCTCATGGAACGCGCCGCCGCCCTGGTGGAGGCCGGGGTGGACGCGCTGGTCCTGGACTCGGCGCACGGGCACTCCCAGGGCATCCTGGACGCGCTGGTGCAGCTGAAGGAGGCGTTTGGGGACCGGGTGGACGTCATCGCGGGGAACGTCGCGACCGCGCACGGCGCGCGGGCCCTCGCGGAACGCGGCGCGGACGCGGTCAAGGTCGGGATCGGCCCCGGATCGATCTGCACGACCCGCGTCGTGACGGGCGTGGGCGTGCCGCAAATCACCGCGATCATGGAGGCCGTGCGGGGCCTGGAAGGCACGGACGTCCCGGTGATCGCGGACGGCGGCATCAAGTACACTGGGGACGTAGCCAAGGCCATCGCTGCCGGAGCGCACACCGTGATGCTCGGCTCGATGCTCGCGGGCACCGAGGAAGCCCCAGGCGAGGAGGTCCTCAAGGACGGCCGCCGCTACAAGAGCTACCGCGGCATGGGCTCCCTAGGCGCGATGCAACGGGGCTCCTCGGACCGGTACTTCCAGTCCGAAGCCAAGAAGCTCGTGCCGGAAGGCATCGAGGGCATGGTGCCGTACAAGGGCCCGGTCGGGGACGTGATCTACCAGATCGTAGGCGGCCTGCGGGCGGCCATGGGGTACACCGGGTGCGCCACGATCGAGGAACTGCGCGAAAAAGCGCGCCTGATCCGCATCACGATGGCCGGCCTGATCGAAAGCCACCCGCACGACGTGCGGATCACGAAGGAAGCCCCGAACTACTCGCGCTAA
- a CDS encoding SHOCT domain-containing protein: MWGCPWCGFGYGGWWGTLWSLFWLVLIVLAVYFLVRALTRPTGEEHRRDTALEILRARYARGEIDKETFERMRRDLEDG; this comes from the coding sequence ATGTGGGGATGCCCGTGGTGCGGGTTCGGGTACGGTGGATGGTGGGGGACCTTGTGGAGCCTGTTCTGGCTGGTTTTGATCGTACTCGCGGTTTACTTCCTGGTCCGCGCGTTAACGCGCCCGACGGGTGAAGAACACCGGCGCGACACCGCCCTCGAGATCCTGCGTGCGCGGTACGCGCGCGGCGAGATCGACAAGGAGACCTTCGAACGCATGCGACGGGACCTGGAGGATGGCTAG
- a CDS encoding M28 family peptidase: protein MIFRARLPGGWGVPPYTGGVYRLIEALVALPHRGSATPEEAQAAARLEAYLAAHGHAVERQAFRAPRTYGWELFAISALLAVGGVWPSLGLALVGAYWFWAYFGGWGVPWSGVFDRYPSQNLIARAGAGPRTLVLMAHYDTAKTWFLYHPRRVRGFRTQFLINALLATLVPLLLLAWPLGARVLDAYFAVQGVLLLYREARAPYVNGANDNASGVAVATRLFVELARRVPKGWRVVLALTGAEEVGAKGARALLRAGKVPRDALILNIDNVGRGALHFVEGEGMLRYYPYRGALVQAARTLEGARPVAYTLAYFDTLPFARAGYACLGLIRLQDGVPPHWHWPTDRMAHLDYRAVEETLAYARALVDRVLQDARVTA, encoded by the coding sequence ATGATCTTTCGGGCGCGCCTACCTGGGGGTTGGGGCGTCCCGCCCTATACTGGGGGCGTGTACCGGTTGATCGAGGCGCTCGTGGCGCTGCCGCACCGGGGCAGCGCCACGCCAGAAGAAGCCCAAGCCGCGGCGCGGCTCGAGGCCTACCTCGCCGCGCACGGTCATGCGGTGGAGCGGCAGGCCTTTCGCGCGCCGCGCACGTACGGTTGGGAGCTTTTCGCCATTAGCGCGTTGCTGGCGGTGGGGGGGGTGTGGCCCTCCTTGGGGCTGGCGCTGGTGGGGGCGTACTGGTTCTGGGCGTATTTTGGCGGGTGGGGGGTGCCGTGGAGCGGGGTGTTTGACCGCTACCCTTCCCAGAACCTGATCGCGCGGGCCGGGGCGGGGCCGCGCACCCTCGTGTTGATGGCGCACTACGACACCGCAAAGACGTGGTTCCTGTACCACCCGCGGCGGGTGCGGGGGTTCCGGACGCAGTTCCTCATCAACGCGCTTCTGGCCACGCTGGTGCCCCTTCTGCTCCTCGCGTGGCCTTTGGGGGCGCGGGTTTTGGACGCGTACTTCGCGGTGCAGGGGGTGCTGCTCCTCTACCGGGAAGCGCGCGCCCCGTACGTGAACGGCGCGAACGATAACGCGAGCGGTGTGGCCGTCGCCACGCGGTTGTTTGTGGAGCTCGCGCGGCGCGTGCCAAAGGGATGGCGGGTGGTGCTGGCCTTGACGGGCGCGGAGGAGGTGGGCGCGAAGGGGGCGCGGGCCTTGTTGCGCGCAGGGAAGGTGCCGCGGGACGCGCTCATCCTGAATATCGATAACGTGGGGCGGGGCGCCCTGCACTTCGTGGAGGGGGAGGGGATGCTCCGCTACTACCCGTACCGGGGGGCGCTGGTGCAGGCCGCGCGGACGCTGGAGGGGGCGCGGCCGGTGGCGTACACCCTCGCGTACTTCGACACGCTGCCCTTCGCGCGCGCCGGGTACGCGTGTCTTGGCCTGATCCGCCTCCAGGATGGGGTGCCGCCCCACTGGCACTGGCCGACGGACCGGATGGCGCACCTGGATTACCGGGCGGTTGAGGAGACCCTGGCGTACGCCCGCGCCTTGGTGGATCGGGTGTTGCAGGATGCGAGGGTGACCGCGTAG